In Archocentrus centrarchus isolate MPI-CPG fArcCen1 chromosome 1, fArcCen1, whole genome shotgun sequence, the following proteins share a genomic window:
- the LOC115779751 gene encoding histone H4 has protein sequence MSGRGKGGKGLGKGGAKRHRKVLRDNIQGITKPAIRRLARRGGVKRISGLIYEETRGVLKVFLENVIRDAVTYTEHAKRKTVTAMDVVYALKRQGRTLYGFGG, from the coding sequence ATGAGTGGAAGAGGTAAGGGAGGCAAAGGACTCGGAAAAGGAGGCGCTAAGCGTCACCGCAAGGTTCTCCGTGATAACATCCAGGGAATCACCAAGCCCGCCATCCGCCGCCTGGCTCGCCGCGGTGGTGTCAAGCGTATTTCCGGTCTGATCTACGAGGAGACCCGCGGGGTGCTCAAGGTGTTCCTGGAGAACGTCATCCGTGACGCCGTCACCTACACCGAGCACGCCAAGAGGAAGACCGTGACCGCAATGGACGTGGTGTACGCGCTCAAGAGGCAGGGCCGCACTCTGTACGGCTTTGGAGGTTAA
- the LOC115779574 gene encoding histone H1-like, producing MSEEAPAPAPAAAPAKAAKKKKTTPSKPKKAGPSVGELIVKTVAASKERSGVSAAALKKALAAGGYDVDKNKARVKTAIKSLVAKGTLVQTKGTGASGSFKMSKKAAEGKEKKPAKKAAAKAKKPAAAKKPAAAKKPKKTAAAKKPAAAAKKSPKKAKKPAAAAKKAAAKTPKKAAAKSPKKAPKKAPAAARKAPAKKAAKPKVKKAAPAKKK from the coding sequence ATGTCTGAAgaagctccagctccagctccggCCGCCGCTCCGGCCAAAGcggccaagaagaagaagacaacgCCCTCCAAGCCCAAGAAGGCCGGCCCCAGCGTCGGCGAGCTCATCGTTAAAACCGTGGCTGCTTCCAAGGAGCGCAGCGGCGTGTCCGCAGCCGCTCTCAAGAAGGCTCTGGCCGCCGGAGGTTACGATGTGGACAAGAACAAGGCGCGCGTCAAGACCGCCATCAAGAGCCTGGTGGCTAAGGGGACTCTGGTCCAGACCAAGGGCACCGGGGCCTCCGGGTCCTTCAAGATGAGCAAGAAGGCGGCTGAGGGTAAAGAGAAGAAGCCCGCCAAGAAAGCCGCTGCTAAAGCCAAGAAGCCCGCCGCGGCCAAGAAACCAGCAGCGGCCAAGAAGCCCAAGAAGACGGCGGCAGCCAAAAAGCCCGCCGCAGCCGCTAAGAAGTCCCCCAAGAAGGCCAAGAAGCCCGCAGCAGCCGCCAAGAAAGCGGCCGCCAAGACCCCCAAGAAAGCGGCCGCCAAGAGCCCCAAAAAGGCGCCCAAGAAGGCCCCCGCAGCAGCCAGGAAAGCCCCCGCTAAGAAAGCAGCCAAGCCCAAAGTCAAGAAGGCCGCGCCAGCCAAGAAGAAGTGA
- the LOC115779590 gene encoding histone H2B 1/2-like: MPEPAKSAPKKGSKKAVTKTTGKGGKKKRKTRKESYAIYVYKVLKQVHPDTGISSKAMSIMNSFVNDIFERIASEASRLAHYNKRSTITSREIQTAVRLLLPGELAKHAVSEGTKAVTKYTSSNNWNHVTRQSRDFGKRGLVWLLSRGVLKRLQLERCSITSEYMEV; encoded by the exons ATGCCTGAACCCGCCAAGTCTGCGCCCAAGAAGGGCTCCAAGAAAGCGGTGACGAAGACCACTGGAAAGGGAggcaagaagaagaggaagaccagGAAGGAGAGCTACGCCATCTACGTGTACAAGGTGCTGAAGCAGGTCCACCCCGACACCGGCATCTCATCCAAGGCCATGAGCATTATGAACTCGTTCGTCAACGACATCTTCGAGCGTATCGCTTCGGAGGCCTCCCGCCTTGCTCACTACAACAAGCGCTCCACCATCACCTCCAGGGAGATCCAGACCGCCGTCCGCCTTCTGCTTCCCGGGGAGCTGGCCAAGCACGCCGTGTCCGAGGGCACCAAGGCCGTCACCAAATACACCAGCTCCAA CAACTGGAATCACGTAACGAGGCAGTCACGTGATTTCGGAAAACGGGGCCTCGTTTGGCTTTTGTCACGTGGTGTTCTGAAGAGGCTTCAATTGGAAAGGTGTAGCATCACCAGTGAGTATATGGAGGTGTAA